Within the Bernardetia sp. genome, the region ACAGATATAGTTTCTAGTGAGTTAGAACACAATAATTTCAAATTTTATCTAGCAGATATAAGTACTACTCAAAATATCAAAGAACTGGTTTCTAAAATAGAGCAAGAAACTAAATCTTTAGATGCTTTGGTAAATAATGCAGCTATCCAGATTTCAAAACCTTTTTCAGAAATTACAGAACAAGATTGGGATGAAACAATGAATCTCAATTTGAAAAGTGTATTTTTCCTTACTCAAAAAATGGTGTCTTTATTAAGACAAAGCCAAGGTAGTGTCGTAAATATTGCTTCTGTTCATGCTATTGCGACTTCTAAAAACATTAGTGCTTATGCCATTTCTAAAAGTGCAATAGTGGGTTTGACTAAATCACTTGCTATAGAATTGGCAGAGGACAATATTAGAGTAAATTCAGTATTGCCAGCGGCCATAGATACACCAATGTTACGCTCTGGATTGAGGCGAGGACACTTATTTTCTGAAGATGATGAGGGGTTATTAAAAGAGTTGGGACAAAAGCACGTATTAGGTAGAGTAGGTAGCACAGAAGAAGTCGCAAAAGCAGCATATTTTCTAGCTGATAATACACAGAGTAGTTTTGTAACTGGTACTTCATTTGTGCTAGATGGTGGAGCAAC harbors:
- a CDS encoding SDR family NAD(P)-dependent oxidoreductase, which translates into the protein MKKVLVTGASGGIGKAICLYFIEKGWQVFGTDIVSSELEHNNFKFYLADISTTQNIKELVSKIEQETKSLDALVNNAAIQISKPFSEITEQDWDETMNLNLKSVFFLTQKMVSLLRQSQGSVVNIASVHAIATSKNISAYAISKSAIVGLTKSLAIELAEDNIRVNSVLPAAIDTPMLRSGLRRGHLFSEDDEGLLKELGQKHVLGRVGSTEEVAKAAYFLADNTQSSFVTGTSFVLDGGATIKLSTE